GTTCTAGGCTGGGTATTTCTCCAGTTGGGTTATATTCCATCAACAAGCTATGTAATAAATCGATACGTTCTTGTTGTTCTGGTGTTGGTAAGCGTGCTATATTCGTGTCTGCATTCAGAGTATTGGCAATTGCTCTATTTCTAGTCAATTCTGTAGTTTTAAAGCGAAATAAACCAGACTTCCAAGCCCAAAAATCAGGTGCAAATTTTGCCAACCGCGAAATCGCATAATCTGGCAAAATAAATAAAAGCGGATGGGGTACGCTTTGACGATAGGAATCACGGACGAAGTTTAAATCCTGTAAAACTGGTGGATAATCGCCAAAGACACCAATAGATTTTTCTAACTTCCGAATTAATAAAACAAGTTTTTTATTTGCTTTTTTAGGAATTTTTGTTAACTGCTGCACCAATTCATCCCGCAGAAAGCGCAAATTCGCATCAGGAAAATCTAAAACCACAAATTGGATTTCTTGACATTGATGATTCTGCCGTAACCCAGCAATTAATAAGTCTATATCGGGCGTAAAGTTAATTTCAATAAAACCTAATGTAAATTTTTCTGCAAAATCGACAAATGTCACCAATTCAGCAAATTCATCTTGATTATAAGCAATAAACTTACCTATTTCGGCTAGAAGTTCACTGTTTTTGTGCTGATTGGAGAGCTTGTTGGAAGAACTCATTTCGCTTCACCACCGGATTTGGATAATTCCATCGTTTATCGCCGTTATATTCCAACACGGAAGTATTAAATAACATTAATTGTCCAATTTCATCTTTACTGACATTTTTAGTTAAACAAACCTGCGCCAAATGAGCGTAATGTTCTTCAGGAATAAACCGCTCAAAACTAAATTGTTGCTGTTTAACTGCATAATCTATATCTTCGGAGATAATTTTTTCATGTTTTCTGGTACTCGCTGTTTGACACGCAGAGCGCATCATTTGCATTAACTGACGCACGTGTCCACCACTGGCTTTTGCTAATTCTAATAGTTGATGACGGCTCTCGAAAATTGCATCAATATCAACGCGCTTTTCAATTACACTTGCCATTACATCTAAGCCCATCTGATTATATTTTAAATCACATTGATGCCGCTCAAATTCATAGATATTAATCATCGGCACAATATGAGGATTACCATCAAATTGATTAAGAGGATTTTTCGGCGAGCAAAGAATTGAAATTGGGACTGTATAAATGATTGTACAATTTAATTCCTGCATCTGAGCCGCATAATCAAAGAATAAATGTTCTGCTACTACAGGCGGAACCCGATCCAAATTATCGAAGATAATTAGTAAACCTTTACAGTCAGGAAATTTTTGCCGCAATTTTGTGTAAGCGTCGCTTAATAACAGATTAGTATCAGATTTGAGGCGAGATAAATCTTTTTCTAGAGTTTGCCGAATAGTTGTTTTTTGCTTGTCCGAGCCTTTAATTTGTGCCAACAATTTGACCATTAATTTGGCGAGAAATGGCGCTGTAGGGCTGAGAGTTGCTTCTGCTTCAAGGTTGACTGATTTCTCAACACTTTGCTCGTTTTCTTGAGTAATTTCTTTAAACCATGATTCAAAACTTTTTAATAGTTTTTCATTAAAAGTTAAACCTAATTTTCGTAATTCAAATTCGACTTGTTTAATGACAATTAAATATAAATCTGTAT
This region of Nodularia sp. LEGE 06071 genomic DNA includes:
- a CDS encoding P-loop NTPase fold protein, encoding MSQSSFQRANTLKSAFLACNVEPLEPAEMERYYVDLSGVRKTSAIDNVSTILDFQDASDFTTILFTGHRGCGKSTELKKIQSLWENNYRVIYLEANEETDINDARYTDLYLIVIKQVEFELRKLGLTFNEKLLKSFESWFKEITQENEQSVEKSVNLEAEATLSPTAPFLAKLMVKLLAQIKGSDKQKTTIRQTLEKDLSRLKSDTNLLLSDAYTKLRQKFPDCKGLLIIFDNLDRVPPVVAEHLFFDYAAQMQELNCTIIYTVPISILCSPKNPLNQFDGNPHIVPMINIYEFERHQCDLKYNQMGLDVMASVIEKRVDIDAIFESRHQLLELAKASGGHVRQLMQMMRSACQTASTRKHEKIISEDIDYAVKQQQFSFERFIPEEHYAHLAQVCLTKNVSKDEIGQLMLFNTSVLEYNGDKRWNYPNPVVKRNEFFQQALQSAQKQ